Below is a genomic region from Candidatus Omnitrophota bacterium.
AACCAGGATAAGAAGATTGGCCAGAAACGCGCTTATCAGGATTGCTCGATCAAAAGATGTGAGTGTAAGAAGGCAGTTAGCCGGGGACTTAAGAAATGTTGGGGGCCCGGAAATTGCGCATTTACAATTGTTATTAAAAAAGCTTCTCTCGGATGAAGATGCGATAGTAAGGAAAAAAGCCGGGGTTACGCAGTTTAGTTTTGCAAGAAGGCAGGCTTTTGCAGGCATGGACCACGAGTTAATAAATCCGGTAGTGATGCTAACCGCTCTTGCGCAGCGAATAAAGAAAGGGAATATTAAGCCCCTTGATAATTATTTAGATATAATTATTCATTCCGCCGCGTCAATAGAAAAAATAGTCAGATATGTCAATACAAAGGGGAGCATTGACAGGCTTCCAGCCGCAGACTTAAAAGATGTTTTGTTAAATGCCAGAAAAGACATCACTGATTTAACCGGTAAAATCGAAAGCGTTTTATCCGGTCTGGAAAAACAATTAAAAGGCTTATCCGAAGAAAGCAGTGGATATTTTAGATATATTTTCCTTATGAAAGAACAGTATAGGAACATGAATCAGGCAATGGAGACAACGATTGACCGGGTAATTCAATACATTTTCGAATTTGAGGATTTAATTGATGTTGATAAGGATATTTCTTCACCAGAACTTAAAGAAACAGTTAATGAAACCATAGCGCCATTAGAAAAACGCCGGCAGGAATACGAGAAAAAAGCGGAGAACGAAGATGGTTTAGGCGAAAAAACAACTAAACCGCATAGAACAAGCAGTCCAATTGAAAAAACAGGCCAAAGCTCAGAGCTCACAGCCCAAAGCTCAAAGCTCAATAAAGTATTCACCCCCGGCATTTATTTCCGGGAACGCCTACCTCTCCGTGGCTGGACGGGGGATTCCCGGGCGCCGGGGGCTGTATATTCAACAACCCTTCTATTATGGCTCGCTTTATCTACTCACAGCCCGCCGGTGAGTGTTAAAAGCCGGATATTAGAAGTCAGAAATCGGAAGTCAGCAATCGGAAGTCAGAAGTCAGATGTCAGAAGACAGATTCTTCCGCTATTTATCCTTTATCCTTTAAGCTTCTGTAAAGCTCATGGTTCATACCCTTATACCCTTACGGGCACAAGCGGGCACAAGCAGCTCATGGCTCATACCCTAACGGGCATAAGCAGCCCACAGCCCGGCCCTTTATCCTTCTACAAAACTCACAGCCCATTTGCTGTTTCACCGATTACCGGCTCTTCCAGCCCGCTTAGGACACGGAGGGAATTTATCATAACAGCAATAGCGGCAGGGAGTTTATTTGAGCTGGACCGGCTGTCTGTTCTGCAAAAAACGGCGTTTCTATTTTTTCGTTTTTTGAAATGTATATTAAAACCCATTGCTGCCGAGGCTGTGGAATTGAAAAAAGACAGTTTTGACGGCCTTAGTCCCAATTTAGAACAGAAGCTTCTTGAGTTAGATTATCCCGAGAAAGCCCTGCCTGTTTTGTTAGGCCGGTTTAAGCAGGCGTTTGCCAATAACAACAAGATATATTCCGTCCTTGCGCACCTTAAAGAAAAATCGCAGGGTTCAAAGGCTTATTTAAAAGCGCTTTTTGACTTAAATCAATTAGTTAGGAAGATTAGCTGTGATGAGTCCGGAGGACCGGCGCCTCTTCTTAGGTCCTTAGTCGTTTCTCTGGATTCCAAAGGTGTCCTTAAAAGGCCGGCAGGGCACTTAGGCAATGAAAGAATTCCTCTAAATATCAGGAAGAAATTGCAGAAATTACCGGGGATTGCCTTTAGAGACAGTGCTCGTTCTCAGCTCGGGCATATTTTATTAAGCTTAGCTGGTGTTAGGGTAAAATCTGCCGAGATGACTGACATTATAGACGGAATGGGACATACCTTTAACGTGATTCCGCATTATTCTGATGAAGCTGTATTTTTCTTTTTCGACCCTAACCTGGGTATAGTTACAAAGGTAAATCTAAATAATTGTTATCCTGGAAAAGAAGGCGCATACAGAATATTAGGAAAAAACTATCGAATTGCGCAAAAAGACCTATCCCTGCTTCAAAGGAAACTTAGAAAACGCGCTGTAGACATAAGGCAATTGTCACAGAAAGAAAGGCTTTCCCTGCTCTATTTTCGTATTCGGATAATTGACGATGATAAACAATTCAAGGAAAATTATAAGCACGCTTTTACTCCTTCTATGTACAACGATATTGGCTTTGTTGATATAGCCTTGGATAAGATCATAAGGAACCCCAGGCACTGTAAAGAGGCTATAGAATATTTCCGGAAAGCCGTTGCGCGCGACCCTTCTTACGCCTCAGCCTATCACAACATTGGTTTTGCCTGTATAAAATTAGGCATAGTTACCCGGGAAGCCGGGTATTTTAAAGAGGCTATAGAATATTTCCGGAAAGCCGTTGCGCGCGACCCTTCTTACGCCTCAGCCTATCACAACATTGGTTTTGCTTATGTAAACTTAGGAGGGATTACCGGGAAATATAGCTATTACAAAGATGCTATCGGGCCTTTCGAAAGAGTCATTACGCTTAGACCCTCTCACGCTCCGGCCTACAATAACCTCGGCAGTATTAAGACAAAATTAGCCGGTATTTATAGTAATGCCGGGTATTGCCGGGAAGCCATCGGGCATTTTAAAAAAGCCATTGCGATTGATCCTTCTTACGCTCCAGCCGGTAAGAATCTTCAGGAGGCTGAAGAATTGCTTGGCAGGATCCTTAATGGTGATAGTAAATATTACAGAATGCCGGAAGATCCCATAAGGCTTCGCTATGAAACAACGAACAGACAGGGGGCAAAAGGAACGGTTGCCGCTTCCGCCAGCCCGCTTTCCAAGATATTATTGCTGTCTTTAGTAATGCTTATACTGCCGGGGTGTTCTTTGGCGGGATTTGTTTCTGAGAATATAGAGCTTGTTTTCATAACAGGAGGCATTCTTGTAATTGTCTTGGCGGTTTATGCGATATATATCTTAGCAAAACAGTTTAAAGAGTTTGATGAGACAGTAACACGAGCTTTGGTGTTAATTGAGGAAAATGGCCTTACGGATCCGGGAGAATCCGGTAGTAAAAAGACGAATAAAAAAACTAAACCCCCGGGGGAAAGGCCTGATTACCTTAAAGTTGTCGATAGCAAGAAAAAACCAAAATCCAGCAGTCCGGTTACAAAAGAGTGTCAGAGTGTCAAAGTGTCAGAGAGTCAAAAAGGAGGAGCGGCCGCCGCCTCGCCGGCCATTGGAGAAGACCGTAGTCCATTGCCCATAGTCCATAGTCATCGCCCGAAAGGCTTTGCTTCCTCCAGCCCTGTTGCGTTAAGCACAGAAAAACTTGTGTCATATATATCAGGAAGACTCTATATTTTACCTGCGCATAAGTTATTTTCCTTATTAAGTGATAATGAACTGCGAATAGTTTATACCGCCATCGTAACCTTCACCAATGAATTAGGAGCCTATACCCTTAGCGTTTCAAGAACATTAACGACCCTGCTCACAGACACTAACTTTCTCAAAGCAATAGAAAATGGTTTTGTGGATTTAGCGGACTACCTGAGCCTCTGGATGATCCATAAGATGATGCAGGATACTGTCGGCAGCCCGATAATTTCGCCGGCCCTAAGTAAGTTATCCAGTTCGCCAGTTAGCCGGTTAACTGGTTTTGTTGCCTCGCCGGCCCGGGGCACTGCTTCTCCCGGCCCGGTTGAAAAAAATCCCCGCATCCATGATAACCATCATAGCAGAAACAGGAAACCAGCTTTGGCAGTATTCGTGGAGAGAGCGCGCGCTTATACAGATAGCTTGAGCGAAATCTATGCGTTAGGAAAGCAAGTTAATTTAGGGTTTGGAAATATTGATTTAGTTTTTGAGATTCTTGGAACTTCAAGGGTTATAACCAAGCATGATAGGTTTCTTATGGCACATCCTCGAATATATCAATGGATTCAAGACGTGCAAGAAGAATTTTCAGATATTCAGCCCTTTATGATGCCTTGCAACAGGTTACATTTTTCCAGAGATGTTCTTTTTACTTCGAAAAATAACTATGCCAGCAGCCCGCTCGATAAGGAGCGGAGTGCTTATTTTGATAGAGTTATCCAGATTTTGAGCAAATTTATTGCTGCAAACAGAGAAAAGACATTTATTCTTGTCATTGATGGATATACCGGAATAGGCAAGACGCCTTTTTCAAAACAGCTAAGGACAGCCCTGGTAAAGGAATCCGGAATTGGCAAAAAAGCCGTTTTGATTGTTGAGGCCGATAGGCTTAACAAGTTGTATGCGTTAGATATTACCAGGAGACATAGTTATCATCCTGAGCTAAGAAGCACCATAAAAAGGGCATTTGCTTGTAAAAAAAGAGTAGTTATTTATGAGGGATTAGGGACAGAAAAAGTCTTTAGAAAAATTCAGAGAGATTTTGCAAATAAAGAGGTCTTCCTTATTACAATTACAAATCAAATAGAAATTACCTATTTATCATCTTCATCGCCTATAGATGATATAGATGAATCCAGCAGCCCGCTTAGCAGTAAAGAAAAAGAGATATTGAATATCTTTGAAAGGATTATTCAACTGGGTAAGAGAGCTGTGCTGAACAGGGAAATAGAGACAGCTCAAGTTGCGTTCAATGCAGCCGTAGATAATTGCGAAAAGCTACTCCAGGGACTTGAAAGAGTAGAACCCGCTGAGTTTTATATAGAAATAAAGAAACTGGCAGGGAGTCTACAGGCAGATATCAGTGGGGTTGAAAAGCTATATTGGGCCAGGCCTCAGCATTCAACAACTGCCGCCTCGCCGGTTGAATTTCTAAAGATTGATAAAATGGAGGATGGCAGGAAGATCGAAGCATATTTGTTAGTTATAAGGTTGAAAAGATATTATGCCGGTCTTTTTATCAAAACTTATTATGAAACGGTCGAAGAAGTTCTTTTGCCCGATAAGGTTGAAATCTGCGCCAAGGTGAGAGGAAAAACCGATAGTGGCGGGGAAGGAAATATACCCAAGTTTAATAGTGATAGTGTGCAGGTAAACCGGGATAAAGCTGCCGTCGCCAACCATAATATAGGTAATTTTACCTTTGGTATAATTTATTCCCAGGTCAGAAGCGATAGTAGCCAAAAAAATGGAGATGTTTGCTCCGCTATCGATGTACGCTTCGGTTTCCAAAGGTCCCTGTGGTCCTTCCATTTGGATTTTGATAATTGGATAAAGCTCTCCTTTGTAAACTTTATAGGGGAATTTTATCTTCTTTTTTCTCGTATTTTTTATAAAAGGTGGGAGAACTCTTCGGAGCCGGGAATAGGCATAGATAAAGGAACAGAATCAGGATACCTCTCTCTAGCCTTTCTTACGGCATCTTCTCCTGTAAATATTTCTCCTCGGCAGATTACTATTCGCCGGTGGGGATACTTCTTGACTAAGCGCTCAAAATTTTTACTTACGAAGGTGTCATTATCTAAAAGTTTTTTCATTCCGTCCTCCGGTTGTTGGTTTCCAAGTATAGCCGTTCTTTGTGAAAAAGTCAAGGTCAAAAACCGTATAGCAAAAAACAATAGGGTCAGGTCCCGACATTTAACACATAGGCGGGAAGAAACCGGCAGCCCGGTAAAGAATCAGAGTATAAAGAAGAAATTTACAGGGGCAGGTATAAGTAGTGAAAAACCTCGGAAAGTAATCAGGTTTGTTTCAAGAAAAGGACAGCTGGCGGCATTAATAAAAAGGATGGAAGGACTTTCTTCATTCTATTTGCTGCCAGCCGAATTAGAGGTGCAGGGAACCTGGCGGGATTTAATCGGACTTTTCAAGAACCCGGAACTGTTTCCTTTCAGCAATTCTTTCGGGATTTATGAGGAACGTTGCCATATAAAAGATAAAGTAGATAAACTGAAGATAAGAAATACCCGTTCTGTTCACACCGGCGCAAGTTCTCCGGTATTCCGCAAAAAATTCCGGGCGATAGCAACTTACGCAATTCCCGGCATATTGATGTTATTCATTACGGTTAATTATATGGCGAATTTAGTAGCAATTATAAAAGAACTGGGTCTTTGGAAGGTTGCTAAAGAAGCTTTGTCTGAAAGGTCTCTTTGGGAGTGGATAGGGATAGTTATTTTCGTAATAGTCGCTGATCATTTTTTGACCAGAAAACGCATTTTGAAGGTATACGGAACGGTGAAATACAAAACAATAATTAAGGAGGCTCAAGGGATAATGAAGGAAGAATACCGGCGCGTATTGGATAACTTTAACGGGGCTGCAACAAAGGAAAAATCCGCGGCCGTAAAAAAAATGATGAAGTTAACTAAGGTAGATTTCTTTTGGGAGAGATATCCCGCGGGGATAGATGATGATTGGGCCGAGGAAATTGTCCGCAATAAAGCGAAGACTGTATTGCAGCCGCTTTCTGCAGAACTGTATTGGGGAGATAGGAGCCGTTTCAGAGAACAAGCAGTTTATGCCGGAGCACTTCTTGCTTATAAATTGGGATACCTTGAATATAGCTCATTTACCCCGTCTATAGTCGTTTTGTCAGGCTCTTTGCCGGAGATTTTGTCCAAGCACAATGCGCAACGCATTACGCGCGACGCAAAACGTGCAGGTTATGAAATTAATTCCAGTTCACCGGTGGATGAACAGTTAGCCCGGCATAATTTCCCGCTGCTTAGATATGGAAGGTGTCTCCGGAGGCTTATCGTCGAAAATGTTAAGAAACATACGGCTCTTATTTTGCCTACAAGGCGATATAATAAAGCGTTTAAGAAAGTTTTGCGCGATAAAATTAAACCTTCGCAAATAGAGCTGCTTAACCAGTATAACTGGGATACCAAAAAAGAATTGTTGGTTTATGATGCCATATGGGAGGCAGAAAAGAAGGTATTATTGGCAAAGAAAGGCTTAAAAGAGATCCAAGAGAACACGAATAAAGCCGGTTCACCTCGGGGAACGGCTTTCGCCGCCTCGCCGGTAAAGGATAGCTTAATTATTGATATCCCGATGGGGAAATTTCCGCATTCAGGGATTTTAGTCAATAATATTGACCGATTAATAAAATGTTTAAGTGAAATTTATAAAAGGGATTTAACTGTGAATAAATACTTTTGTTGGCGCAATATCTTATTTGATTGGTTTAAGCGGGGGATAGTTACTTTAAATGAGATAACTTATTTACCGGCTGAGCGCAGGTTGTTAAAAAATGGTAAAGATATATTTCTATCGTTTTCTCGTTTAGGCGCTCATTTGCAGTATACTTATACAAATCAGGAATTTTATGATTTCCTGGAATGGGTCGACAAAAAATTAAAGGTTGCCTTTCATAAAACACAAATCGAATTTCCGGAATTAAGAAAGATCGAAATCACAGGCAGTTTTGGAGAAGGAAAGCCCGCAATTTGTTCGGATATCGATATTATTCTGGCAGTAAAAAATCAGTATACGGCAGATAAAATAAAACCAAGATTCAGAAAAAACTTTTCGCTAAATAGAAATATATATCCCTGGTTTAAAGTAGATGTTCTTATATGGTCGGAATATTATCCCTGTTTATTAAGTTATGACGGGAAAAGTTATTTTGACAGCAGAGAGGAAAGATTTGATAGTTTGATGCAGTTTATTGCCGCCCCGCCGCTAACCAGCAAGGGGTCGTCTCCGCTAAAGGACAAAGGCCCTAAGCGCAGGCATAAGGTGCCGAAAACAAGTATGATCGAAGCCCTGGATAAGAGCGGAGGAAACGCCCAAAAAGCGTCTAAGAAGTTAAGGATAAATATATCAACATTGTTTAGGAACCTTTCGCCGGAAGAAATTGACCTCAGGCGCGAAAGAGCTAAAATAATTTTAGGGGAAAAAGAGCGCGTAAGATTTATAAAAATATTGGAAGGAGTTTGCTTTAAAAAGAAATGGGACAAGCAGGCAGTAAAGCTTCTGAATGTTTCCCTGTCTACGTTCTATCGCAGGTATAAAGAATACGGAATTTCAATCAAGGACATCAGAAAAGAGCAGGCAGTCCGGACATTAACCGAACTACAGGGAAATTGTTCGCAAGCAGCCAGGCATTTGGGGATAGGAAAGAAGTCGGCGCTTTTTGGGGATGAGAAAGAAAAAAGTTCTATTCGTAGAGAGGCCGAAGGACGCGAGAGAAAGAGGAGGATACGGGAACTTTTCTTAGCTCTTGTGAAGACAAGGGGGAATAAAGCCTCTGCCGCTAAAAAATTGGGTTTCTCCCCGGGAGCGGTTTACCACTGGATGAAAACTTATTCGTATTACGAAGTAAAAAAAGAAGCGCTTGCTGTTATAAATGAGTCTTTATGTGCGCTAGCAATACAAGGTTTACGGGTAAGCCGTCTCTTTGCTAAAACGGGAGACAATGACGGCCTGTTAGAGTCTTATTTTTCCAAAAAACATCTTCAGATAGAAAGATGTTCCCGGCAGATAAGGCAGCGGGAAGAGACAGATATTCACCAGAGGCTGGATTTGTTCGATCCTTTCGTAAAACTACAAAGTGATATAAAAAGATTAAACGCGGAGTTACGGATTGCCGGGCACTACCTTAAAGTTTATCAGAGAGGACAAAGAGTTACTAATGCGGAAACAATAAGGTTTTTTGAAGAGCTTTTTCACAACCGCAGCGAACTTAAAGAACGTGTTTTGCAGGATTTATTTTACTGGTATTTTCGGGCAGGGGAAGTGTTGACTGAAGACTTTCTGCGGATTAACAGTTTGTATGTGCAAAAGTACAGTTTTTTTATCTACCGGTATTTATTTAATGAAGATTACCCCGGTCTCTTGAGGCAGAAAAAACCCTATAATCACTATAAAAGAATTTACACAATTTCCTTGACGCAACCCCCGGGCGGAAAGATTTGACTTTCTAACGGGTTTATGTTATAGTTTTCAAACCTGACAAGATTACACCGGGGAAAAGGACAAAAGGAGAAAAGATTGAAGCTTAAAGCCGGTATAGTCGGCTGCGGTAATATATTTCTTATGCACGCCCAGTCGTTAATTAATACTCCAGGCGTAGAGCTGACCGCTGTTTGCGATGTTCGTCCCTTCCGGGCCCGTAAGGCGGCAAAACAATATAATTGCCGCTGTTATACAAATTATGAAAAGATGCTTGAGAAAGAAAAAATTGATGTAGTCCACATTTTGACTCCGCATTATTTACATCCTCCAATGGCAATTCAGGCTTTAAATAAAAAGATAAATGTTCTGACCGAGAAACCCGTTTCGATTAACCCCCGCGACGGCCAAAGGATGATTGAGGCTGGCCGGAAGAATAATGTAAAATTAGGGGTAATCTTCCAAAATAGGTATAACCCCGGTTCACAACTGGTAAAGAAAAACCTGTTAAACGGAAGGCTGGGCAAGATTAGGGCAGTAAAGCTTGTTGTTTCTTATCATAAGCCGGATAGTTATTATAAAAAAAGCGATTGGAAAGGAAAAATAGATTTAGAAGGAGGAGGCGTGTTGATTGACCAATCAATACACTTTATTGATGTTTTAAGATGGCTTATCGATGATAAGGTTGAATACGTTGAGGCAAATATCGCCCGAAGGATGCATAAGTCTATTGAGGTAGAGGATTTAGCTGAAGGGGTGATTAAATTTAAAAAAGGAGCTTACGTTTGTTTTTATTTAATAAATTTTTATTCCTTTGATGCTGATCCAAAGATTGAGCTGGACTGCCGGAACGGAAGGGTTGAAATGGTTAAAGACTCAGCGAGGATTGGTTTTTATGACGGGACAGAAGCCGAGGCAGGGCCAAGACCGGATGAATATATTGATTATGGCGAGAATAGAAAAGATTACTGGGGTTTTTGCCATTGGATACAGATAAAACAGTTTTACCGGGCGCTTAAGCAGGGCCAAGAGCCGGAAATTAACGGAGAAGAAGCGCTTAAAACCCAGAAGATAATCTGGAATATCTACAGGGCGGCGCGGGGAAGGAGAAGGATTAAGCTATGATAAAAGTTGGGATAATTGGCTGTGGTAAGATTACCGAAAGGGCAAGTTTGCCCAATTTGGCGAGTTATAAAGATAAGTGCGAAGTCACTTGTTTGTGCGATGTAATAGAAAGCCGTGCTGAAGAAATGAAAGATAAATTCAAATTAGACAATGTGGATATTGTAACAAACTGGAAGAAGTTAGTTAAGAAGGGCGACATAGACGTTGTTTTTGTTAATACGCCGAATTATTTACACGAAAAAATGGCTGTCGGCGCGGCAAAAAACAAGAAACATATCTTGGTTGAAAAGCCAATCACTATTTCTCTTAAAGCAGCAGATAAAATGATTGGAGCGGCAGAAAAAGCCGGAGTTTTTTTAATGGTCGAACAAACCCAGAGGTTTGACCCTGTTCATCAGTCAGCGAAAAAAGCCCTTGATTCCGGCGTGCTGGGCAAAATCCATAATATCCGGGGCAGGATCGGCCATGCCGGGCCGGAATACTGGTCAGAAGGCAAAGGCGATTGGTATTATGATAAAAAAAAGTCAGGCGGCGGATGCATGGTTGATATCGGGGTCCATATTGCTGATTTGATCCGCTGGTTTAAGGTAAGCCCGGTGGTTGAAGTTTTTGCCCGGATTCAAACCTTAGAGAAAGACATCCCGGTGGATGATAATGCCACGATATTGCTGAAGTTTGAAGATGGAACAGAGGGAGAATTTGAGTGTAGTTGGACAACCAGGCCTTATGAGGTATTAACTTACGTTTACGGAGAAAAGGGCAAGATGACTACCAACATAGGCAGTAAGCAGCCGGTGGTTATCACACAAGCTAAAACAGGCCAGGGGGAAGACGC
It encodes:
- a CDS encoding tetratricopeptide repeat protein, with the protein product MLGLLSWHENRIETLRRISKEPGLLSLAAGLERCGADRKDVMKTLCGLSRAGNPRKAAREFRLLAAELEQYGVGGEDIGEILCGLSRAGNPRKAAREFRLLAAELEQCGVGEEDIGETLRGLFEYGNLKEAAEEFRLLAAKLKRHGVSGCYFGKMLGFLSWHENRIETARRISKEPEFLSLAAGLERCGADRKDVITMLKVLAWDKNGIETARRISKEPEFLSLAVELKQSEGAKEQFIVIIEILLCDLSRDNNLKEAAKKSRLLTAELKRYGVSNAHLLKTLRAFLIDGIIRGRKGWTLIEFLGRLIKIEAVAESNIESALRGIIEATKKEAMSGFTDKKTARVLMGVNFLSLGLLVRSLSYNADCGCPKEKVDVFQKAEELWDEGVIDLLASLAEPLSSFEKMILPEIFFLTIKSNMDAQGIKTYLEAMVRTMRGEILSKDVFDLLAPVHFGRNTLRLIPGEQRFLVTKTVGSELDRNREYEGFVDLSKISGFIRNVERVGKYSVRYTAPYSIIIIPTDKLPFLNKGEIVLIDNDLMFNIFYEIFSLASQNKFHSAITLLMHSGCRPWIFMPSCFNYLSIEEQNNISLKPGDYHFTREYYKFKDGGFHVVDFKDERLEVFPFDSSNRQIDGINISMRHINARVGMALCDGGEIIEGHPSLIISSFFEVVFFLIYGGIQDNLSNEDIIGIFENILMNGELFFSKHEPLLGLIDTMRKGNSLFAIDYRGMIRFLEERIFLSYEDYRLPAKIVLKRQDTGEEKQIDMTGSAFFQDPAPKIIHSEKKIIKSATHIILPWEDSTKRYIKVYEQIDRKLKVSSNLLSKSSSSPAELSRFLFESSYGLRNIAHSLQLKTKGPSAASPAERKIAGDKNFEWQEFILPGGEIVKKKVPEIYPFLKKNLQEAKREIAQWIRATDWRIWHVRQGNTPHPALVREKLLLLENAIKSTYLIGGLVRKIFNGSCTFDVDIYFPDNPDNYDGLIHVISTKLFNSVNRPGDVLTPTTDIFAQPCFSIDRVLINLSGNKVSELKKGAIDDLHDKCLRIVNKDRLACITKGDFEYLLRRAKRYIAEGYRAEEKEVQERFFLGEQFYREANKQVTERCYKTVSLLAEGGNNLASGFAGIIEKGKKNSSSPVKENGHISTVLLLEMAVKGELTKQIYEALKPAPIRGENLGNSFYSVSEVAELADVNRVMVLLYITSRLLKAERRKDGWVIPGEEAGKVINCKPLSEAAKISGITDKALRKLADEGKIESLDFGTGTRRFLKTPVKEISRLADISWFICRLKEIGWEYPRLKDPDKIGELIKEAKALKLDSGQLEILGELEIKDIKGYGRSRRLRLDLLKKLVEYREYWSDSLYTADYPHDDSSGAASPIEKMNNLAGQKQKESNKPGIIDAYDIGHEPGIIFLEERFFGYGTVKIDRELTKDKFMKYVNSGYIRIGVWANGAGEVYFEETEVVNIYKDYEKRADVWDKERLYKGGKGNAFRIKVPIRPGIMGEFEFSLYFHTKEEKPADFYWTTDYENNAALQVVKLQDLEMKAGRTIFNNYMEYLKLEGPGGFQSLLFLVYYSQTGKLTEAKKLTRIRRLARNALIRIARSKDVSVRRQLAGDLRNVGGPEIAHLQLLLKKLLSDEDAIVRKKAGVTQFSFARRQAFAGMDHELINPVVMLTALAQRIKKGNIKPLDNYLDIIIHSAASIEKIVRYVNTKGSIDRLPAADLKDVLLNARKDITDLTGKIESVLSGLEKQLKGLSEESSGYFRYIFLMKEQYRNMNQAMETTIDRVIQYIFEFEDLIDVDKDISSPELKETVNETIAPLEKRRQEYEKKAENEDGLGEKTTKPHRTSSPIEKTGQSSELTAQSSKLNKVFTPGIYFRERLPLRGWTGDSRAPGAVYSTTLLLWLALSTHSPPVSVKSRILEVRNRKSAIGSQKSDVRRQILPLFILYPLSFCKAHGSYPYTLTGTSGHKQLMAHTLTGISSPQPGPLSFYKTHSPFAVSPITGSSSPLRTRREFIITAIAAGSLFELDRLSVLQKTAFLFFRFLKCILKPIAAEAVELKKDSFDGLSPNLEQKLLELDYPEKALPVLLGRFKQAFANNNKIYSVLAHLKEKSQGSKAYLKALFDLNQLVRKISCDESGGPAPLLRSLVVSLDSKGVLKRPAGHLGNERIPLNIRKKLQKLPGIAFRDSARSQLGHILLSLAGVRVKSAEMTDIIDGMGHTFNVIPHYSDEAVFFFFDPNLGIVTKVNLNNCYPGKEGAYRILGKNYRIAQKDLSLLQRKLRKRAVDIRQLSQKERLSLLYFRIRIIDDDKQFKENYKHAFTPSMYNDIGFVDIALDKIIRNPRHCKEAIEYFRKAVARDPSYASAYHNIGFACIKLGIVTREAGYFKEAIEYFRKAVARDPSYASAYHNIGFAYVNLGGITGKYSYYKDAIGPFERVITLRPSHAPAYNNLGSIKTKLAGIYSNAGYCREAIGHFKKAIAIDPSYAPAGKNLQEAEELLGRILNGDSKYYRMPEDPIRLRYETTNRQGAKGTVAASASPLSKILLLSLVMLILPGCSLAGFVSENIELVFITGGILVIVLAVYAIYILAKQFKEFDETVTRALVLIEENGLTDPGESGSKKTNKKTKPPGERPDYLKVVDSKKKPKSSSPVTKECQSVKVSESQKGGAAAASPAIGEDRSPLPIVHSHRPKGFASSSPVALSTEKLVSYISGRLYILPAHKLFSLLSDNELRIVYTAIVTFTNELGAYTLSVSRTLTTLLTDTNFLKAIENGFVDLADYLSLWMIHKMMQDTVGSPIISPALSKLSSSPVSRLTGFVASPARGTASPGPVEKNPRIHDNHHSRNRKPALAVFVERARAYTDSLSEIYALGKQVNLGFGNIDLVFEILGTSRVITKHDRFLMAHPRIYQWIQDVQEEFSDIQPFMMPCNRLHFSRDVLFTSKNNYASSPLDKERSAYFDRVIQILSKFIAANREKTFILVIDGYTGIGKTPFSKQLRTALVKESGIGKKAVLIVEADRLNKLYALDITRRHSYHPELRSTIKRAFACKKRVVIYEGLGTEKVFRKIQRDFANKEVFLITITNQIEITYLSSSSPIDDIDESSSPLSSKEKEILNIFERIIQLGKRAVLNREIETAQVAFNAAVDNCEKLLQGLERVEPAEFYIEIKKLAGSLQADISGVEKLYWARPQHSTTAASPVEFLKIDKMEDGRKIEAYLLVIRLKRYYAGLFIKTYYETVEEVLLPDKVEICAKVRGKTDSGGEGNIPKFNSDSVQVNRDKAAVANHNIGNFTFGIIYSQVRSDSSQKNGDVCSAIDVRFGFQRSLWSFHLDFDNWIKLSFVNFIGEFYLLFSRIFYKRWENSSEPGIGIDKGTESGYLSLAFLTASSPVNISPRQITIRRWGYFLTKRSKFLLTKVSLSKSFFIPSSGCWFPSIAVLCEKVKVKNRIAKNNRVRSRHLTHRREETGSPVKNQSIKKKFTGAGISSEKPRKVIRFVSRKGQLAALIKRMEGLSSFYLLPAELEVQGTWRDLIGLFKNPELFPFSNSFGIYEERCHIKDKVDKLKIRNTRSVHTGASSPVFRKKFRAIATYAIPGILMLFITVNYMANLVAIIKELGLWKVAKEALSERSLWEWIGIVIFVIVADHFLTRKRILKVYGTVKYKTIIKEAQGIMKEEYRRVLDNFNGAATKEKSAAVKKMMKLTKVDFFWERYPAGIDDDWAEEIVRNKAKTVLQPLSAELYWGDRSRFREQAVYAGALLAYKLGYLEYSSFTPSIVVLSGSLPEILSKHNAQRITRDAKRAGYEINSSSPVDEQLARHNFPLLRYGRCLRRLIVENVKKHTALILPTRRYNKAFKKVLRDKIKPSQIELLNQYNWDTKKELLVYDAIWEAEKKVLLAKKGLKEIQENTNKAGSPRGTAFAASPVKDSLIIDIPMGKFPHSGILVNNIDRLIKCLSEIYKRDLTVNKYFCWRNILFDWFKRGIVTLNEITYLPAERRLLKNGKDIFLSFSRLGAHLQYTYTNQEFYDFLEWVDKKLKVAFHKTQIEFPELRKIEITGSFGEGKPAICSDIDIILAVKNQYTADKIKPRFRKNFSLNRNIYPWFKVDVLIWSEYYPCLLSYDGKSYFDSREERFDSLMQFIAAPPLTSKGSSPLKDKGPKRRHKVPKTSMIEALDKSGGNAQKASKKLRINISTLFRNLSPEEIDLRRERAKIILGEKERVRFIKILEGVCFKKKWDKQAVKLLNVSLSTFYRRYKEYGISIKDIRKEQAVRTLTELQGNCSQAARHLGIGKKSALFGDEKEKSSIRREAEGRERKRRIRELFLALVKTRGNKASAAKKLGFSPGAVYHWMKTYSYYEVKKEALAVINESLCALAIQGLRVSRLFAKTGDNDGLLESYFSKKHLQIERCSRQIRQREETDIHQRLDLFDPFVKLQSDIKRLNAELRIAGHYLKVYQRGQRVTNAETIRFFEELFHNRSELKERVLQDLFYWYFRAGEVLTEDFLRINSLYVQKYSFFIYRYLFNEDYPGLLRQKKPYNHYKRIYTISLTQPPGGKI
- a CDS encoding Gfo/Idh/MocA family oxidoreductase, which gives rise to MKLKAGIVGCGNIFLMHAQSLINTPGVELTAVCDVRPFRARKAAKQYNCRCYTNYEKMLEKEKIDVVHILTPHYLHPPMAIQALNKKINVLTEKPVSINPRDGQRMIEAGRKNNVKLGVIFQNRYNPGSQLVKKNLLNGRLGKIRAVKLVVSYHKPDSYYKKSDWKGKIDLEGGGVLIDQSIHFIDVLRWLIDDKVEYVEANIARRMHKSIEVEDLAEGVIKFKKGAYVCFYLINFYSFDADPKIELDCRNGRVEMVKDSARIGFYDGTEAEAGPRPDEYIDYGENRKDYWGFCHWIQIKQFYRALKQGQEPEINGEEALKTQKIIWNIYRAARGRRRIKL